In the genome of Xanthomonas translucens pv. cerealis, one region contains:
- a CDS encoding glycosyltransferase yields the protein MSEQQHAASARGATVAIFTIGTRGDIQPMLALGCELQQRGHAVRIVTSANFAEQIRAAGLSFFALSGDFQALLENDRGIAELGLQLRAMARIFREHMAFWARDWVAQGQLACTGADLLIGVGNASLLAAALGEACAIPVVFAQLQPLTASRHLPPMPLAGRSVPGPLSMAAYQLLRLGAWWVMQPAINQCVRAQLGLRPYPWYGPYFHRDSARVRVLYGFSPHVLPRPSDWPESVQICGYWMLKEPQWQPPAALQAFLDAGPAPVYIGFGSMVSPDPQAFAATLVEAVRRSGRRAVLASGWGALDAAHAHADAQIFHLRQAPHAWLFPRMAAIVHHGGAGTTGAAAAAGVPSVVVPFYGDQPFWAHCLERQGVAPPALVRAGLQAQTLAAALDQAAQPAMVQAAAHLGARIRAEEGVATAVAWLERWGVLPRLGRGEPDPSVSPQALGAGGR from the coding sequence ATGTCTGAGCAACAGCATGCAGCGTCGGCGCGCGGCGCGACAGTGGCGATCTTCACGATTGGCACGCGTGGCGACATCCAGCCGATGCTGGCGCTGGGATGCGAACTGCAGCAGCGAGGCCATGCGGTCCGCATCGTCACCAGCGCCAACTTCGCCGAGCAGATCCGCGCTGCCGGGCTGAGCTTCTTCGCGCTCAGCGGCGACTTCCAGGCGTTGCTCGAAAACGATCGCGGTATCGCCGAACTGGGATTGCAGTTGCGGGCGATGGCAAGGATTTTTCGCGAGCACATGGCGTTCTGGGCCAGGGACTGGGTGGCGCAAGGGCAATTGGCGTGCACGGGGGCGGACCTGTTGATCGGCGTTGGCAATGCCAGCCTGCTCGCAGCGGCACTGGGCGAGGCCTGCGCGATTCCGGTGGTGTTCGCGCAGTTGCAGCCCTTGACCGCATCGCGGCACTTGCCGCCGATGCCGCTGGCCGGGCGCAGCGTGCCGGGGCCGCTGAGCATGGCCGCCTATCAGCTGCTGCGCCTGGGGGCGTGGTGGGTGATGCAGCCGGCGATCAATCAGTGCGTGCGCGCACAGCTCGGGTTGCGTCCTTATCCTTGGTACGGGCCTTATTTTCATCGCGATTCGGCGCGGGTGCGGGTGCTGTATGGGTTCAGCCCCCACGTGCTGCCGCGTCCGTCCGACTGGCCCGAGTCGGTGCAGATCTGCGGCTATTGGATGCTGAAGGAACCGCAGTGGCAGCCGCCCGCGGCGTTGCAGGCGTTTCTCGACGCCGGTCCGGCGCCGGTCTACATCGGCTTCGGCAGCATGGTCAGCCCCGACCCCCAGGCATTCGCCGCGACGCTGGTCGAGGCGGTGCGGCGCAGCGGCCGGCGCGCGGTGCTGGCCAGCGGCTGGGGCGCGCTTGACGCCGCGCATGCGCACGCCGACGCGCAGATCTTCCATCTGCGCCAGGCGCCGCACGCCTGGCTGTTCCCGCGCATGGCCGCGATCGTGCATCACGGCGGCGCCGGCACCACCGGCGCTGCGGCCGCGGCGGGCGTGCCATCGGTGGTGGTGCCGTTCTACGGCGACCAGCCGTTCTGGGCGCACTGCCTGGAGCGGCAGGGCGTGGCGCCGCCGGCGCTGGTCCGCGCCGGCCTGCAGGCGCAGACCCTGGCCGCCGCGCTCGACCAGGCGGCGCAACCGGCGATGGTGCAGGCCGCGGCGCACCTGGGCGCGCGCATCCGTGCCGAGGAGGGCGTGGCGACGGCCGTGGCGTGGCTGGAACGCTGGGGCGTGTTGCCGCGGCTCGGGCGTGGTGAACCCGATCCCTCGGTGTCGCCGCAGGCCCTGGGAGCGGGAGGACGCTAG
- the speA gene encoding arginine decarboxylase, producing MSDWSLDQARKTYSIPHWADGYFDVDAAGRMVVRPQGADGVAIALPEVVDAARAAGAKLPMLVRFPDILGERLGKLQSAFAQAQADWDYAGGYTAVYPIKVNQHRGVAGTLASHHGEGFGLEAGSKPELMAVLALSRPGGLIVCNGYKDREYIRLALIGRKLGLQTFIVIEKPSELKLVLEEARALDVKPGLGVRMRLASLGAGKWQNSGGDKAKFGLSPRQVLDLWKALRDTEYADALNLLHFHMGSQISNVRDIANGMREATRYFVELSKLGSRISHVDVGGGLGIDYEGTRSRSYCSINYGLHSYASNIVQPLANACEEHGLPPPRILTECGRAMTAHHAVLIANVSEVEQAPEGRVPDAHADEPTAIRHLREIHDELDVRPAVELFQEAQHFHAEGLSSYALGQIDLPQRARIDDLFYAIAHGVRARLSHEEKSHRPVLDELNERLVDKYFVNFSVFESIPDVWAIDQVFPIVPIERLNEAPARRGVICDMTCDSDGMVKTYVENESLDSSLPLHELHPGESYRLGFFLVGAYQEILGDIHNLFGDTDAIEVSTDGDGYRIAQQRRGDTTDVMLDYVGYALADLRAAYAERVAAAQLPAAQAQALSAALEAGLTGYTYLSDEPLG from the coding sequence ATGAGCGATTGGTCCCTCGACCAGGCCCGCAAGACCTATTCGATCCCGCATTGGGCCGATGGGTATTTCGACGTGGATGCGGCCGGCCGGATGGTGGTGCGCCCGCAAGGCGCCGACGGCGTGGCGATCGCGTTGCCCGAGGTGGTGGATGCCGCGCGCGCGGCCGGCGCCAAGCTGCCGATGCTGGTGCGCTTTCCGGACATCCTGGGCGAGCGCCTGGGCAAGCTGCAGTCGGCCTTCGCCCAGGCCCAGGCCGACTGGGACTACGCCGGCGGCTACACCGCGGTGTACCCGATCAAGGTCAACCAGCACCGCGGCGTGGCCGGCACCCTGGCCAGCCACCACGGCGAGGGTTTCGGCCTGGAAGCGGGCAGCAAGCCGGAATTGATGGCGGTGCTGGCGCTGTCGCGGCCGGGCGGGCTGATCGTCTGCAACGGCTACAAGGACCGCGAATACATCCGCCTGGCGCTGATCGGGCGCAAACTGGGCTTGCAGACCTTCATCGTCATCGAGAAGCCGTCGGAGCTGAAGCTGGTGCTGGAGGAAGCGCGCGCGCTGGACGTCAAGCCGGGCCTGGGCGTGCGCATGCGCCTGGCCTCGCTGGGCGCGGGCAAGTGGCAGAACAGCGGCGGCGACAAGGCCAAGTTCGGGCTGTCGCCGCGGCAGGTACTGGACCTGTGGAAGGCGCTGCGCGACACCGAGTACGCCGACGCGCTGAACCTGCTGCACTTCCACATGGGCTCGCAGATCTCCAACGTGCGCGACATCGCCAACGGCATGCGCGAGGCCACGCGCTATTTCGTGGAGCTGTCCAAGCTGGGCTCCAGGATTAGCCACGTCGACGTCGGCGGCGGCCTGGGCATCGATTACGAAGGCACCCGTTCGCGCAGCTATTGCTCCATCAACTACGGCCTGCATTCCTACGCCAGCAACATCGTGCAGCCGCTGGCCAACGCCTGCGAGGAACACGGCCTGCCGCCGCCGCGGATCCTCACCGAGTGCGGCCGCGCGATGACCGCGCACCATGCGGTGCTGATCGCTAACGTCTCGGAAGTGGAGCAGGCACCGGAAGGGCGCGTCCCCGACGCGCATGCCGACGAGCCGACGGCGATCCGCCACCTGCGCGAGATCCACGACGAGCTGGACGTGCGCCCGGCGGTGGAGCTGTTCCAGGAAGCGCAGCATTTCCATGCCGAAGGCCTGTCCAGCTACGCACTGGGCCAGATCGACCTGCCGCAGCGCGCACGCATCGACGACCTGTTCTACGCCATTGCGCACGGCGTGCGCGCGCGCCTGAGCCACGAGGAAAAGAGCCACCGCCCGGTGCTGGACGAACTCAACGAGCGGTTGGTGGACAAGTATTTCGTCAACTTCAGCGTGTTCGAATCGATTCCCGACGTATGGGCGATCGACCAGGTGTTCCCGATCGTGCCGATCGAGCGCCTGAACGAGGCGCCGGCGCGGCGCGGTGTGATCTGCGACATGACCTGCGACTCCGACGGCATGGTCAAGACTTACGTCGAGAACGAGAGCCTGGACAGCTCGCTGCCGCTGCACGAACTGCACCCGGGCGAGAGCTACCGGCTCGGCTTTTTCCTGGTCGGCGCCTACCAGGAGATCCTCGGCGACATCCACAACCTGTTCGGCGACACCGATGCGATCGAGGTCAGCACCGATGGCGACGGCTACCGCATCGCCCAGCAGCGCCGCGGCGACACCACCGACGTGATGCTGGACTACGTGGGCTATGCACTGGCCGACCTGCGCGCGGCCTATGCCGAGCGCGTGGCCGCCGCGCAGTTGCCGGCGGCGCAGGCGCAGGCCTTGTCGGCGGCGCTGGAAGCGGGGCTGACCGGCTACACCTATCTGTCGGACGAGCCGCTGGGCTGA
- a CDS encoding non-ribosomal peptide synthetase: MNQLSCGSLPLTVAQRGLWVIHKINPKASLNLSEALELFGPIQPQLILRASRQLVCEFETIRMRIVEENGLPRQRVEAEYLGDFPYLDLSGGPAPRQAAECWIAQVIERQWDIARDPLWRCVLFRLGEDHYLWVQYGHHLVMDGYSGGMVVQRLAELYSAYAAGVEPPASTVGTLAALVELEASYRKSERFLRDRDYWAQQLANPPPAVRLTRRPGASHCGFLRSTGHLSSAKIARLRELGALYGVTLPQLLIALVAAFYHRNTGAEDMIFGMPVTGRVNRQYRSTPCMLANAVPIRLAMAPQAPFHSLFAQVASVVRSALRHQQYRYEDLRRDLGLVRNDQQLAWLAVNIEAFDYALDFGGVKAIPHNLSNGSFEDLTIFFYERGDGADVRFDFDANPGLYTREELDEHRRRLLQLVDSVLDDPTQALGQVDMLGAQERARLLYDWNRTDAALPEPSSLPHWFAQQAAATPDAIAVRCASQVLDYRSLQQRSAQLAAQWVGEGVSPGDVIAVALPRSAQLLVVLLAVMWSGATYLPLDPRGPAERNATMLNDSGAIALVCEPAQWEQHALGGIVWLDPQAGTDLDPLSAPRATADGIAYLLYTSGSTGTPKGVEVSHRNLASFLFAMQEELQLQASDRVLALTTISFDIAALELYLPLICGASVVVAGDGLLHDPHGLSRLIARERISLMQATPSLWRILLANEDLPLQQVHALVGGETLSGALATRLLQRSARLTHLYGPTETTVWSTLMRLTPAETASVPIGRPLRNTRVYVLDGQQQPVPTGASGELYIGGAGVAKGYRKRQQLNDASFLPDPFVADGGRMYRTGDLARWREDGVLEFLGRADAQLKIRGHRVEPGEVEAALLRHPAIAAAAVVGHRAGDGDGAMQLVAYLVAAGDATLPTLDTLRQQLRARLPEYMLPTVCMALPALPLTPNGKLDRKALPVPGRAEVPRYVAPRTALEERLVALWQRLLGVERIGVHDNFFELGGDSLTAAELLARFPSHFGIELPLGSLFDASTVAGLATLMENAEESQNDPLAPLLRLRRGDHGNRPLFCIHPVVGLGWSYLGLLGQLDPDCPVYALQSPALRSGAALPDSIETIAADYLRRIRCVQPQGPYRLLGWSLGGLIVHAMAAELRAGGHEVELLSILDAYPYAARIAALGDDAARVRAALAFLGLRLQPGQPAPACMADLSMLLCEHYGLLSLPLVQQLLQDDPQLLERIAALVEHQLALASDYQPQRVDVDLLFFDAAIKPALDLSPLLDHRPDAWRDFVAGLDVHPIDSDHQSMLQSAPAAQIARIVDARLRPHQCAPRASAAASRLAQPLPATEVLADV; this comes from the coding sequence ATGAATCAGCTCTCCTGCGGTTCCCTGCCTTTGACCGTCGCCCAGCGCGGACTATGGGTTATACATAAAATCAATCCGAAGGCTTCGCTGAATTTGTCCGAGGCGCTGGAACTGTTCGGTCCGATCCAGCCGCAACTGATCCTGCGCGCATCGAGGCAGCTGGTGTGCGAATTCGAGACTATCCGGATGCGCATCGTCGAAGAGAACGGCTTACCGCGACAGCGGGTGGAGGCCGAATACCTCGGCGATTTTCCGTATCTCGATTTGAGTGGCGGCCCGGCGCCACGGCAGGCGGCCGAGTGCTGGATCGCGCAGGTGATTGAGCGGCAGTGGGACATCGCGCGCGATCCGCTGTGGAGGTGCGTGCTGTTCCGGCTGGGCGAAGACCACTATCTATGGGTGCAATACGGGCACCATCTGGTGATGGACGGCTACAGCGGCGGGATGGTCGTGCAGCGACTGGCCGAGCTCTACAGCGCCTATGCCGCGGGCGTCGAGCCTCCGGCGAGCACGGTGGGTACCCTGGCCGCGCTGGTCGAGCTGGAAGCGTCGTACCGCAAGTCCGAACGTTTCCTTCGCGATCGCGACTACTGGGCGCAGCAGTTGGCCAACCCTCCGCCGGCGGTGAGACTGACGCGCCGTCCCGGCGCGTCGCACTGCGGCTTTCTGCGCAGTACGGGCCACCTGTCCAGTGCGAAGATCGCGCGTCTGCGCGAACTCGGCGCACTGTACGGCGTCACGCTGCCGCAGTTGCTGATCGCGTTGGTCGCCGCGTTCTACCATCGCAATACCGGCGCGGAGGATATGATCTTCGGCATGCCGGTGACCGGGCGGGTCAACCGCCAGTACCGCAGCACGCCGTGCATGCTCGCCAATGCGGTGCCGATCCGCCTGGCAATGGCGCCGCAGGCGCCGTTCCACAGCCTGTTCGCGCAGGTGGCGTCAGTGGTCAGGTCGGCGCTGCGGCATCAGCAATATCGCTACGAAGATCTGCGTCGCGACCTGGGCCTGGTCCGCAACGACCAGCAGCTGGCATGGCTGGCGGTGAACATCGAGGCGTTCGACTACGCGCTGGATTTCGGCGGAGTCAAGGCGATTCCGCACAATCTGTCCAACGGCTCGTTCGAGGATCTGACCATCTTCTTCTACGAACGCGGCGACGGTGCCGACGTGCGCTTCGATTTCGATGCCAATCCTGGGCTGTACACCCGCGAGGAACTGGACGAACACCGCCGGCGCCTGTTGCAACTGGTCGATTCCGTTCTGGACGATCCAACCCAGGCGTTGGGGCAGGTGGACATGCTGGGTGCGCAGGAGCGCGCACGCCTGCTCTACGACTGGAACCGCACCGACGCCGCGCTGCCCGAGCCGAGCAGCCTGCCGCACTGGTTCGCGCAGCAGGCAGCCGCCACGCCCGATGCGATCGCGGTGCGTTGCGCTAGCCAGGTGCTGGACTACCGCAGCCTGCAGCAGCGCAGTGCGCAGCTGGCGGCGCAGTGGGTCGGGGAGGGGGTGTCGCCGGGCGACGTGATCGCGGTGGCGTTGCCGCGCAGCGCGCAGTTGCTGGTGGTGCTGCTGGCGGTGATGTGGAGCGGCGCCACGTATTTGCCGCTGGATCCGCGGGGTCCGGCGGAGCGCAATGCGACGATGCTGAACGACTCCGGCGCGATCGCGCTGGTGTGCGAACCGGCGCAGTGGGAGCAGCATGCGTTGGGCGGCATCGTGTGGCTCGATCCGCAGGCAGGGACCGACCTGGACCCGTTGTCCGCGCCGCGCGCCACGGCCGATGGCATCGCCTATCTGCTCTACACCTCCGGTTCCACCGGAACGCCCAAGGGGGTGGAGGTCAGCCACCGCAATCTGGCCAGCTTCCTGTTCGCCATGCAGGAGGAACTGCAGTTGCAGGCCAGCGACCGGGTGCTGGCGCTGACCACGATCAGTTTCGATATCGCCGCGCTGGAGCTGTATCTGCCGCTGATCTGCGGCGCCAGCGTGGTCGTGGCCGGCGATGGTTTGCTGCACGATCCGCACGGCCTGTCGCGGTTGATCGCGCGCGAGCGCATCAGCCTGATGCAGGCCACGCCTTCGCTGTGGCGCATCCTGCTGGCCAACGAGGATCTGCCGTTGCAGCAGGTGCACGCCCTGGTCGGCGGCGAAACGCTCAGCGGCGCGCTGGCGACCCGGCTGCTGCAGCGTAGCGCGCGGCTGACCCACCTGTACGGCCCTACCGAAACCACGGTGTGGTCCACGCTGATGCGCCTGACCCCGGCAGAGACGGCATCGGTTCCGATCGGCCGACCGCTGCGCAATACGCGCGTCTATGTGCTCGACGGCCAGCAGCAGCCGGTCCCTACCGGCGCCAGCGGCGAGCTCTACATCGGCGGTGCCGGCGTGGCCAAGGGCTACAGGAAGCGGCAGCAGCTCAACGATGCGTCCTTCCTGCCAGATCCGTTCGTCGCTGATGGCGGGCGCATGTACCGCACCGGCGATCTGGCGCGCTGGCGCGAGGACGGCGTGCTGGAATTCCTCGGCCGCGCCGACGCACAGTTGAAGATCCGCGGGCACCGGGTCGAACCGGGCGAAGTGGAAGCCGCGCTGCTGCGGCATCCGGCAATCGCTGCGGCGGCGGTGGTCGGCCACCGCGCTGGCGACGGCGATGGCGCGATGCAACTGGTGGCCTATCTGGTGGCGGCCGGCGACGCGACGCTGCCGACGCTTGATACGCTGCGCCAGCAACTGCGGGCGCGTTTGCCCGAGTACATGCTGCCGACCGTGTGCATGGCGTTGCCGGCGCTGCCGCTGACCCCCAACGGCAAGCTCGACCGCAAGGCGCTGCCGGTCCCGGGCAGAGCGGAGGTTCCGCGCTACGTGGCTCCGCGCACTGCGCTGGAGGAGCGCCTGGTCGCGCTGTGGCAGCGCTTGCTGGGGGTGGAGCGGATCGGCGTGCACGACAACTTCTTCGAACTGGGCGGCGACTCGTTGACCGCTGCCGAACTGCTGGCGCGGTTTCCCAGTCATTTCGGGATCGAACTGCCGCTGGGTAGCTTGTTCGATGCATCGACCGTGGCCGGCCTGGCCACGTTGATGGAAAACGCCGAGGAGTCGCAGAACGATCCGCTCGCGCCGTTGCTGCGGCTTCGCCGGGGCGATCACGGCAACCGGCCGCTGTTCTGTATCCATCCGGTGGTTGGGCTGGGCTGGTCGTATCTCGGCCTGCTCGGCCAGCTCGACCCAGACTGCCCGGTGTACGCCCTGCAGTCGCCGGCCTTGCGCAGCGGCGCGGCGTTGCCGGACAGCATCGAGACGATCGCGGCCGATTACCTGCGGCGGATCCGCTGCGTGCAGCCGCAGGGGCCATACCGGTTGCTGGGCTGGTCGCTGGGCGGTTTGATCGTGCATGCGATGGCCGCCGAACTGCGGGCCGGTGGCCACGAGGTGGAATTGCTGTCCATCCTCGACGCCTATCCGTATGCCGCGCGCATCGCCGCGCTGGGCGACGATGCGGCCAGGGTGCGCGCCGCCTTGGCGTTCCTCGGCCTGCGGCTGCAGCCCGGCCAGCCGGCTCCCGCGTGCATGGCCGATCTGTCGATGTTGCTGTGCGAACACTACGGCTTGCTGTCGCTGCCGCTGGTGCAACAGTTGCTGCAGGACGATCCGCAGTTGCTGGAGCGCATTGCCGCTTTGGTCGAGCACCAGCTGGCACTGGCCAGCGACTACCAGCCGCAGCGTGTGGACGTTGACTTGCTGTTCTTCGATGCGGCGATCAAGCCGGCTCTGGACCTGTCGCCGCTGCTGGATCATCGCCCCGATGCCTGGCGCGATTTCGTGGCCGGACTGGACGTGCACCCGATCGACAGCGACCACCAGTCGATGCTGCAGTCGGCGCCAGCGGCGCAGATCGCGCGGATCGTGGATGCGCGTCTGCGTCCGCACCAGTGCGCACCGCGCGCGTCCGCGGCCGCATCGCGATTGGCGCAGCCGCTGCCGGCCACGGAGGTGCTGGCCGATGTCTGA
- the speE gene encoding polyamine aminopropyltransferase, protein MSANDNWYIEHFQPTGSAIGYRITGKLDEVQSPFQKIEIYDTTDWGKLMVIDGAVMLTTRDNFFYHEMISHPALFTHAAPKRVVIIGGGDCGTLREVLKHPCVESATQCDIDEQVTRMAEKYFPELCESNADPRAELLFDDGIAYMANCPANSVDIVIVDSTDPVGPAEGLFNKAFYASCFKALKDDGILVQQSESPLALLDLIKEMRAEMGKAGFASFHTVPFPQPCYPTGWWSVTLARKSGGFDFREADAAAKPFVTRYYSAHLHTGTQVLPPFVAEALGG, encoded by the coding sequence ATGAGCGCCAACGACAACTGGTACATCGAACACTTCCAGCCCACCGGCTCGGCCATCGGCTATCGCATCACCGGCAAGCTGGACGAGGTGCAGTCGCCGTTCCAGAAGATCGAGATCTACGACACCACCGATTGGGGCAAGCTGATGGTGATCGACGGCGCGGTGATGCTGACCACGCGCGACAACTTTTTCTACCACGAGATGATCAGCCACCCGGCACTGTTCACCCACGCCGCGCCCAAGCGCGTGGTGATCATCGGCGGCGGCGACTGCGGCACCCTGCGCGAAGTGCTCAAGCACCCATGCGTCGAAAGCGCCACCCAGTGCGACATCGACGAGCAGGTCACGCGCATGGCCGAGAAGTACTTCCCTGAGCTGTGCGAGTCCAACGCCGATCCGCGCGCCGAGTTGCTGTTCGACGACGGCATCGCCTATATGGCCAACTGCCCGGCAAACAGCGTGGACATCGTCATCGTCGATTCCACCGACCCGGTCGGCCCGGCCGAAGGCCTGTTCAACAAGGCGTTCTACGCCAGCTGCTTCAAGGCGCTGAAGGACGACGGCATCCTGGTGCAGCAATCCGAATCGCCGCTGGCGCTGCTGGACCTGATCAAGGAAATGCGTGCTGAAATGGGCAAGGCCGGCTTCGCCAGCTTCCACACCGTGCCGTTCCCGCAGCCGTGCTACCCGACCGGCTGGTGGAGCGTGACCCTGGCGCGCAAGTCCGGCGGCTTCGACTTCCGCGAAGCCGATGCGGCGGCCAAGCCGTTCGTCACCCGCTACTACAGTGCGCACCTGCACACCGGCACCCAGGTGCTGCCGCCGTTCGTGGCCGAGGCGCTGGGCGGTTAA